Part of the Sphingobacterium sp. LZ7M1 genome, TTGGGAACATCATCGCTGTAGTTCTTTAGGTTAACGACAGAAGCCGATAATGCAGAGAAGCGAATGCTATCCTCCGTATTCCCAATGGTAATCTCCGTGTTCACCTTTTCCCTTAAGCCATAACTGTTCTTGTTCAATTTCACTTCAGCGGGTAAAATGGACTTTTTATTATAGTTGAATATAGCCCTTTCAGAAAGAGGTAGAAAATCCTTGTTCAGCAAACTCACTGTCAGAACACCCATAGGCAGGTCCTTACGCGGCACATTGAACAGGACATTCGCCTGGCCGGCCTTATTCTTGGCCATATAGTAAATCTTGCCTAGATGTTGCACAATGAGGTAGAGTTCCTCATTGTTTATCTTCCCTTCAGCTATATTGACCTGTGCAAAGACCTTATCCGAGTTGCTGTTGTTGATGGCCAAGGAGATATTGTTTCCGGAAACCGCATCTATACTGATGGTCTTTTGGCTGCCATCCTCAAATTTAGTCTGTATCTGGTAGCTTTCACCCTCCTCAAAATAACAGGGTGCAGAACCCATTCCCAGTTCGTTGGTGCTCAGCACGGCTGCGGTATCTTGTTTCGAATTGATGATCGTGATATCCGCCTTTATGCCCAATCCTTGCGGATTCAAGGTCTTAATAGCTATCCTATTCAGTTCATTGCTGACGATTTGCCCGCCCTCCATAAAATACTGGACCGAATTCCCAGAATCAAAGGCATTCGTATTGATCAGTTTCTTGACAATGGATCCATCTAAGTTCTTGAAACGAATCGAAAGCGGTTTCCCCCGATTTTTATCGGTCACCTTGATCCTGATGCTCCCATCAGGCTGCATGGACTCCCGACCTCGGTCGACTACCTTATCCCCGTCCATAACCGTATAGCCAACAGAAGTCTTTTCCCAACTTTTGTTTTCTGGGTTTTCGAAATTTAAGAGATAGAACTCATTTTCCCCCTCCTTGATAAGCTTGCTGCTGCCAATGATATTGTCCGAACGGACATTACCGATATTCAGCACCTTCTCAAAATAATAGTCAGAACTGCTGTTCCGCATCCAATTGCTGTACGCCCGCATGCGGTATGAACCTTCTACCAAGGTGTCCGCAAGCAACATATCGCCTACAGATACGCCCGTAAACAGGGAATTGATCTTTTGTGACACAATCTCGCCCGTCGGGCTGATCAATTCCACATAGGCAATATTGGATAGAATGGAGAGTTGATTTTCCAGTCCGATCGTCGAATAGATTTTGTACCAGACGGTTTCTCCGGCACCGTAATTATTGCGGTCGGTTTGGATGTGGATCTTTTCCTGAGGGAATTTTCCTGCATACAGATCCATCTTTTCTTGAAAGGATTCTGAAGTTTGAGCAGCTAGTGGATTAAATAAACTGATAAAACACAGGAAAGCCAAGATGGCTGTGAGTTTCTTCATAATTAAGTCGGCTAAATCCTTATAATTATACGAAAATTTGTAAAGAATCTATGTAAATATTTTTTTTGGGAGCGGATTTCTCATCTGCTTCAATATCTTTGCGGTATGAATATTCTGATCATCGGCTCTGGAGGTAGAGAGTCTGCCTTTGCCTATAAAATCTCGCAAAGCCCTAAACTAAGCAAATTATTTATCGCTCCTGGAAACGCAGGAACTGGACAGTACGGTGAAAATGTACCTCTAAAAGTGACCGACTTTGAAGGAATCGCTGATTTTGCTTTGAAAAACCAAGTGCAAATGATCGTGGTAGGTCCAGAAGAACCATTGGTGAAAGGTATTCATGACTTCTTCCTTTCTAGGGAAGACCTAAAAGATATTGCCATTGTCGGCCCGCAACAAGAAGGCGCCCAGTTGGAAGGATCCAAGGATTTCTCCAAGGAATTTATGATCCGCCACAATATCCCAACCGCTGCTTTCAAATCCTTCAATAAAGAAAACCTAGAAGAAGGCTTGGCATACCTAGATACCCAAAATCTTCCTATCGTTTTAAAGGCTGATGGATTGGCGCAAGGAAAAGGCGTATTGATCATCGATAATTACGAAGAAGCGAAAACGGAACTGAAGGCCATGATCAATGATGCTAAATTCGGTGCCGCTAGTGATGTCGTGGTCGTAGAAGAATTCTTGAAAGGTATAGAACTTTCAGTTTTCGTATTGACCGACGGGAATGATTATAAGGTATTGCCTTCCGCAAAAGATTACAAACGTATCGGCGAAGGGGATACAGGATTAAATACAGGCGGTATGGGTTCGGTATCACCGGTTCCTTTTGCAGATCAGGCATTTTTGGACAAGGTAGAGAGCCGCATCATCAAACCTACCGTAGATGGACTGAAAAAGGATAACATACCTTACAAGGGCTTTATCTTTATCGGACTGATGAATGTAGACGGGGAACCGTTTGTAATTGAATACAACGTGCGTATGGGCGATCCTGAAACAGAATCGGTATTGGTTCGTATCGAATCTGACCTCGTTGACCTATTGGAAGGTGTAGCCAATGAAGACCTGGCAACGCGCTCTTATACCGTAACCAATAAAACTGCAGCAACCGTAATGATTGTTTCCGGTGGTTATCCAGGAAATTACGAAACTTGCAAGCTGATCACAAACATCGAAAACGTGAAAGAATCCATCGTATTCCATGCCGGAACTAAACTTGATGGTCAGAATGTACTGACTGCCGGAGGTAGGGTTCTAGCCGTTACTGCACTAGAAGATGACCTATTCTCCGCTTTGCAACAGGCAACCGCTGACGCTGGACGCATCTTTTTCCAAGGAAAGTACTTCAGAACCGACATCGGATTCGATCTTATATAAAAATATCGGTTTAAAAGCCAATGAGTTATATTTTTGCCAGTGAAAATATTTTGGAAGAATAGATAAAGCTTCTATATTTGCATCACCAAAGCAAAATGGCCCGTTCGTCTAGGGGTTAGGACGCAAGATTTTCATTCTTGAAACAGGGGTTCGATTCCCCTACGGGCTACGGGAAAAAGCGACTTGAAAAAGTCGCTTTTTTTGGTTTTGGGGGATTGTATACTGCGCAAAATTTAAATGGTTTTGGATAATATCTCTTCCAAAATCTATGTCTTGGCCATCTGAAGATTGTCCAACGATACTTACCTGATTTTCATATCTGTTTCTTTTTAATTTATTGAGATTTTCAGCTGAGAGTAAATAAAATTAGGGAAATCAGTAGAATCAAAGGAACCTAATTAAACTTTTGATAGGAATGCCTTTTAACCTATCAATGAGATTTAAAATAGGGAATTCCTAATAAAAAGGATAAGAGCAATGAAAATACAATATCTAGAAGAGGATGTTCAAAAGTTCGAATCCAAAGTATAATCGAAAAAAGGTAAGGCCTGCCCAACTTCCACTAGCTCTATTGACAAATACTGTTTATGATTTCATACCTTTACCTATTAAATTTATCTATCAAAATGCAAAAGCGTGTAAACTTTGTTGTAACAGATTTAGATGATACCATTTGGGATTGGCTTAATATGTGGCATAATTCGTTTAGCCCATATTTAAATCGCATTAGTGCCGAGTTTAATTTAGACATTACAGAACTCAAGAATGACTTTAAACAACTTCATCAAAAGTATGGCACTACTGAAGCATCATTTATTATTGATGATTTAAAACAATTGAACGAACTTCATCTAAAGAAAATTTATGAAGAGACAAATGCTGGAAAAAGCATTATTCATGAATATTATTCCAATAAAAAAAATAATCTGTTATTATTTGAAGACACGCTTAAAACATTAAGTAGTATAAAAAGTTCTGGAGCAATGATTATCGGGTTTACGGAGTCCCATTCCTTCTATACAAAATATCGACTGAAAACGTTGAACATTGACGGATTGATTGACTGTATTTATGCGCCTGTCGATGCGGAATTACCTGATTCAGTAAAGAAATATTACCCAGAAGGCTATTGGGAACCTCAAAGAACTGAATTCAGGTATTTATCAAGAGAAGTAAAGAAGCCTAATTCAGAAATTTTAGAAATTATACTTAAAGATTTTAATGCTAAAAAGGAAAACACAATTTATATTGGAGATAAACTTGCCAGAGATATCTTTATGGCAAAGGAAGCTGGGATCACGAGTGTATATGCCCACTATGGAGATAAGACAGATGGTGCAGAATACGATTTGCTTAGAGAAGTTACTCACTGGTCTAATGAAGATGTTGAAAGGGAGATAAAGTTTAAAGCGGATTTTAAAGGTAAAACAATTATTCCAGATGTCGTTTTAGATAAGACAATAAAAGAATTAATGGATTCTTTTGAATTTTATTCTTTTGATCGGCGAGATAAACATGATAATATTAAGAGTACTGTTGAGGTTTGGAAGAAAGTGGTGGATGTTCAACAGCATTTCAACGATTTAGAATTAAGAATAAGAAACTACGCTTTAACTTTATTTACTGCAATTGTGGCAGGAATTGGCCTATTGGAAAAGGAAAAAATCCAATTAAGCTTAATAGGTTTGGACATTCCCGCCTCTACTTTACTAGGTTTTGCTGGTATCTTAACTTTGGTGGCGTTTTGGTATATGGATAGATACTGGTATCACAAACTATTATTGGGAGCAGTCAAACAAGGACAATATATAGAAACAATGCATGCCGGCGTACTACCAGAATTAGGTTTGACAACAGCTATTGGCAAATCAAGTCCACAAAAAATATCCTGTGGAAAGAAAATTTTGTTAACTATACATTCATCTAGTAAATATTGGATTTTTTATGGTTTACTGTTCACGCCTTTGATCATTCTAACAGTTGCTTTATTTTTTGGACACCAGTTAAGGCCCAAAGAGAGTATCTCGAAAAAGAATCACATACCTTCGATAATTGAAAAGAAGAGGGATTCAACCTCCAGTCTTATTGTAAAAGAATCTATTACCAAATAAACTAGAAATATATTAAGTTTGATAAAATTTGGCTTACCATTTAGTACTGTGTCAAGTATGGAGCAATAAACTAAAAGTTATGGGGAAAATATCATTTTCAGTTTCAGCACGTACAGCCAAACTTATTGGCCAAGAAAATTTTGCAACTGCTGAAGGTGCAGTTATTGAGCTGGTTAAAAACAGTTATGACGCCGATGCGAAGAACTGTGTAATCATCTTTGAAAATGACAGTAAATTTGCTAGTGAACCTACGTTATATATTATTGACAATGGCATTGGAATGACTGATGAAGTCATAAAAAAGCAATGGATGAAAATTGGTACCGATGATAAACTGCAAAATTTTAGATCTGATGGTGGACGCGTTAAAACAGGTGCAAAAGGGATTGGTCGATTTGCTTTAGACCGTTTAGGTCTTTCTTCAGAAATGCAAACAATCGCCCAACAAACCGAAAAAGGGGCATTATGGAGCGTTAATTGGAGCGATTTCGATAAACGTGGAATTTCGATAAGCGATGTGGAAGCTGATTTGTCAGAAATTAATAATCCTGATATCAAAAAAACTTTATTACAGAAATTTGAATCGGTTAAACCGATTATTGACTGTCTTAGTAGTATTGATTTTCAATCAGGAACTGTTCTAAAAATTAACCCGTTAAAAGATCGTTGGGATGAACATGCTATAAAAAGCTTATTTGACAACTTGGAGGTTCTGATACCCCCGCAAGAACAACCTGAATTTAGCGTTCATCTATTCTCTAAGTCGGCACCCTATGAATTTGGGCTGGTTAATAGTGCCTATTAC contains:
- the purD gene encoding phosphoribosylamine--glycine ligase is translated as MNILIIGSGGRESAFAYKISQSPKLSKLFIAPGNAGTGQYGENVPLKVTDFEGIADFALKNQVQMIVVGPEEPLVKGIHDFFLSREDLKDIAIVGPQQEGAQLEGSKDFSKEFMIRHNIPTAAFKSFNKENLEEGLAYLDTQNLPIVLKADGLAQGKGVLIIDNYEEAKTELKAMINDAKFGAASDVVVVEEFLKGIELSVFVLTDGNDYKVLPSAKDYKRIGEGDTGLNTGGMGSVSPVPFADQAFLDKVESRIIKPTVDGLKKDNIPYKGFIFIGLMNVDGEPFVIEYNVRMGDPETESVLVRIESDLVDLLEGVANEDLATRSYTVTNKTAATVMIVSGGYPGNYETCKLITNIENVKESIVFHAGTKLDGQNVLTAGGRVLAVTALEDDLFSALQQATADAGRIFFQGKYFRTDIGFDLI
- a CDS encoding HAD family hydrolase produces the protein MQKRVNFVVTDLDDTIWDWLNMWHNSFSPYLNRISAEFNLDITELKNDFKQLHQKYGTTEASFIIDDLKQLNELHLKKIYEETNAGKSIIHEYYSNKKNNLLLFEDTLKTLSSIKSSGAMIIGFTESHSFYTKYRLKTLNIDGLIDCIYAPVDAELPDSVKKYYPEGYWEPQRTEFRYLSREVKKPNSEILEIILKDFNAKKENTIYIGDKLARDIFMAKEAGITSVYAHYGDKTDGAEYDLLREVTHWSNEDVEREIKFKADFKGKTIIPDVVLDKTIKELMDSFEFYSFDRRDKHDNIKSTVEVWKKVVDVQQHFNDLELRIRNYALTLFTAIVAGIGLLEKEKIQLSLIGLDIPASTLLGFAGILTLVAFWYMDRYWYHKLLLGAVKQGQYIETMHAGVLPELGLTTAIGKSSPQKISCGKKILLTIHSSSKYWIFYGLLFTPLIILTVALFFGHQLRPKESISKKNHIPSIIEKKRDSTSSLIVKESITK